One bacterium DNA window includes the following coding sequences:
- a CDS encoding restriction endonuclease subunit S yields the protein MEKGSLRFDSEYYHPQNLLLSQTLKSKGHNQIDDFAFVTDGIHASIDFDENSKINLLSAKAPKENYFDLSGTGFISKVQDEKNKRTRLKENDIVVSTVGTIGNCAVVDKSILPANSDRHVGIIRIEKSYQPYFISSFLLSKYGRFQTLRESTGNVQLNLFIYKIKEITVPNLSQNFQKLIQDVCFEAHILKTYSVKLYSQAEQLLLSELGLLDWQPEHQLAFVKNYSDTQQADRFDAEYFQPKYEEIVEAVKKYRNGFDELGNLVKIKDRNFTPKDNEQYKYIELANISSNGEINGYTENFGNELPSRARRKVQKDDLIVSSIEGSLESIALITEDWKNALCSTGFFAVNSDKINSETLLVLLKTKVGQLQLKKVVKEQF from the coding sequence TTGGAAAAAGGATCATTAAGGTTTGATTCAGAATATTATCATCCTCAAAATTTACTTTTATCACAAACATTGAAATCAAAAGGCCATAATCAAATTGACGATTTTGCTTTTGTGACGGACGGTATTCATGCATCTATAGATTTTGATGAAAACAGTAAAATCAATCTTTTGTCTGCGAAGGCTCCCAAAGAAAATTATTTTGATTTATCAGGCACGGGCTTTATTTCTAAAGTCCAAGATGAAAAAAATAAAAGGACGAGATTAAAAGAAAATGATATTGTGGTTTCAACTGTTGGAACTATCGGGAATTGTGCTGTAGTAGATAAAAGCATTCTACCGGCAAATTCCGATCGTCATGTAGGTATTATCAGAATTGAAAAAAGCTATCAGCCGTATTTTATTTCATCTTTTCTACTTTCAAAGTACGGAAGATTCCAAACGCTCCGAGAATCAACAGGAAATGTCCAGCTAAATCTTTTTATTTATAAGATAAAGGAAATTACTGTACCGAATTTGTCGCAAAATTTTCAAAAATTAATTCAAGATGTTTGTTTTGAGGCTCACATTTTAAAGACATATTCAGTAAAGCTCTACTCCCAAGCCGAGCAATTATTGCTTTCTGAGCTGGGACTTTTGGACTGGCAGCCAGAACATCAGCTTGCTTTTGTAAAAAATTATTCAGACACACAACAAGCCGATCGTTTTGACGCGGAGTACTTTCAGCCGAAATACGAAGAAATTGTTGAAGCGGTGAAAAAATATAGGAACGGGTTTGATGAGCTGGGAAATTTGGTGAAAATCAAAGACAGAAATTTTACGCCAAAAGACAATGAACAATACAAATATATTGAACTTGCCAATATTTCATCAAACGGCGAAATCAACGGCTACACGGAAAATTTTGGAAATGAATTGCCGTCAAGGGCACGCCGTAAAGTGCAAAAAGATGATCTGATTGTTTCGTCTATTGAAGGATCGCTTGAAAGTATTGCTTTAATAACGGAAGACTGGAAAAACGCCTTATGCTCTACCGGATTTTTTGCAGTCAATTCAGATAAAATAAACTCCGAAACCTTACTTGTTTTGTTGAAAACGAAAGTTGGCCAACTGCAACTAAAAAAGGTTGTAAAGGAACAATTTTAA
- a CDS encoding N-6 DNA methylase, whose translation MKNILNIIKDSNYSLSLFDQKLVDELENKITLKDGKPYVVCAIRDKEIVLKPEEVVRQLYAMKLLEDYGYPKQRVKFEHAIHFGREVKSADIVIFDKDRPTVEYIIVEIKKPKLQDGKNQLRSYTNATGAPIAVWTNGGQISHYNRKDPNYFEDITDIPKADQTLEDILKERFTLKDLIIKDKIPNEGKSLKTIIQEMEDEVLANAGVDVFEEVFKLIFTKLYDELQSKKDKMRLEIYLEDKLSKEDRGDYDKVKEILAKVDDSSFRVLEFRNTGQSESELKKKIQKLFDEAKAKWPGVFDEASQIQLSPSHLSVSVSSLQDIKLFNSNLQIIDEAFEYLVNKSSKGEKGQYFTPRHVIDMCVKMLNPKAGEYMVDTAAGSCGFTVHTIFQITGHLFQNTDISEEEKENVLKVFGIDFDEKVVRVARTLNLIAGDGNTNVLHLNNLDYERWNESIQNRDWLEVYGAGLKRLEALQKDKSSYKEFNFDILMANPPFAGDIKESRIIHKYDLGYNDKNKPKSKVGRDILFIERNLNFLKPGGRMAIVLPQGRFNNTSDKAIREYISEKARILAVVGLHVNTFKPHTGTKTSVLFVQKWDDKLCPKQEDYPIFFAVSEKSGKDNSGEYVFVKNGNNQPKLDKNGHLIINHDLHNHDGELEDGVAEKFIEWAKSDHLSFWK comes from the coding sequence ATGAAAAACATTTTAAACATCATTAAAGACTCAAATTACAGCCTCTCTTTGTTCGATCAAAAGCTAGTTGATGAGCTGGAAAACAAAATCACTCTCAAAGACGGCAAACCATATGTTGTTTGTGCTATTCGCGATAAAGAAATTGTTTTGAAGCCAGAAGAAGTCGTCCGTCAGCTTTACGCAATGAAACTGCTTGAAGATTACGGCTACCCTAAACAAAGAGTCAAATTTGAACACGCAATACATTTTGGCCGTGAGGTAAAATCCGCCGATATTGTTATTTTTGACAAAGACCGCCCGACTGTTGAATACATCATCGTTGAAATCAAAAAGCCAAAACTCCAAGACGGGAAAAACCAGCTTCGTTCCTACACCAACGCCACCGGCGCGCCGATTGCGGTTTGGACTAACGGCGGTCAAATCTCACACTACAACCGCAAGGACCCAAATTATTTTGAAGACATTACCGACATTCCAAAAGCCGATCAGACGCTTGAAGATATTTTGAAAGAAAGATTTACCCTCAAAGACTTAATCATCAAGGATAAAATCCCAAATGAGGGCAAATCGCTCAAAACCATTATTCAGGAAATGGAAGATGAAGTTTTAGCGAACGCCGGAGTAGATGTTTTTGAGGAAGTTTTTAAACTAATTTTTACCAAACTTTACGACGAATTACAGAGCAAGAAAGACAAAATGCGTCTGGAAATTTATCTTGAAGACAAATTAAGCAAAGAAGATCGAGGAGATTACGACAAAGTAAAAGAAATTTTAGCAAAAGTTGATGATTCCAGTTTCAGAGTTTTGGAATTTAGAAACACCGGACAATCAGAAAGCGAACTCAAAAAGAAAATTCAAAAACTTTTTGACGAAGCCAAAGCCAAATGGCCAGGTGTTTTTGATGAAGCCAGCCAGATTCAGCTTTCACCCTCTCATCTTTCCGTCAGTGTTTCCAGTTTGCAGGATATAAAACTTTTCAATTCCAATTTGCAGATTATAGATGAGGCCTTTGAATACTTGGTTAATAAGTCGTCAAAAGGCGAAAAAGGCCAATATTTCACTCCTCGCCATGTAATTGATATGTGCGTCAAAATGCTCAATCCCAAAGCGGGCGAATACATGGTAGATACAGCCGCCGGTTCTTGCGGATTTACCGTTCACACTATTTTTCAAATCACCGGACACTTATTTCAAAACACAGACATTTCCGAAGAAGAAAAAGAAAATGTGCTTAAAGTATTTGGCATTGATTTTGACGAAAAAGTCGTGCGCGTGGCTCGCACCCTAAACTTGATCGCCGGGGATGGCAACACGAATGTTTTACACCTCAACAATCTTGATTATGAACGCTGGAACGAATCAATCCAAAACCGCGACTGGTTGGAAGTATACGGAGCGGGTCTAAAACGCCTTGAAGCTCTACAAAAAGATAAAAGCTCGTACAAAGAATTCAATTTTGATATTCTCATGGCAAATCCGCCATTTGCCGGAGACATCAAAGAATCCCGCATAATCCACAAATATGATCTCGGTTACAACGACAAAAACAAACCTAAATCAAAAGTCGGACGCGATATTTTGTTTATTGAAAGAAACCTAAACTTTTTGAAGCCGGGTGGAAGAATGGCGATTGTTTTACCGCAAGGCCGTTTTAATAACACTTCAGACAAAGCAATCCGCGAGTATATCTCCGAAAAGGCTAGAATCTTGGCAGTTGTCGGACTTCATGTAAACACTTTCAAACCGCACACGGGAACAAAAACCAGTGTGCTTTTTGTGCAAAAATGGGATGACAAACTCTGCCCCAAGCAAGAGGATTACCCGATTTTCTTTGCCGTGTCGGAAAAATCCGGCAAGGATAATTCCGGCGAGTATGTATTCGTCAAAAATGGCAACAATCAGCCGAAACTGGATAAAAACGGCCACTTGATAATTAACCACGACCTGCACAATCACGACGGCGAATTAGAGGACGGCGTGGCGGAAAAGTTTATTGAGTGGGCGAAATCAGACCATTTATCTTTTTGGAAATAA
- a CDS encoding helix-turn-helix transcriptional regulator, translating into MEEKKMNQVKTIGQKIKAWRKKRDITQDALAKKADIPYTTLAKIESDVIQNPSLQTITKIADGLGISLDDLVK; encoded by the coding sequence ATGGAAGAAAAGAAAATGAATCAAGTCAAAACAATAGGCCAAAAAATCAAAGCATGGAGAAAAAAGAGAGACATTACTCAAGACGCTTTAGCTAAAAAGGCGGACATTCCCTATACGACTTTGGCTAAAATTGAGAGTGATGTCATTCAAAATCCCTCTTTACAAACGATAACAAAAATCGCCGACGGCCTCGGCATTTCTTTAGATGATTTAGTGAAATAA
- a CDS encoding MGMT family protein, giving the protein MTDRHIPEGTPFQRLVWSEIAKIPKGSVITYKQLAERVGKPRAYRAVAAACGANPTPGPIPCHRVIASDGSIGGYSGPGGIVAKRQLLEAEGVHIPQNRV; this is encoded by the coding sequence ATGACTGATAGGCACATACCGGAAGGCACACCATTCCAACGCTTAGTCTGGTCTGAGATCGCGAAGATACCGAAGGGGAGTGTCATCACTTATAAGCAGCTAGCGGAGAGGGTAGGGAAGCCGCGAGCCTATCGAGCAGTTGCTGCAGCTTGTGGCGCCAATCCAACGCCCGGTCCTATTCCCTGCCATCGCGTGATCGCTTCTGATGGGAGTATTGGGGGATATAGTGGCCCTGGAGGCATAGTCGCAAAACGCCAACTTCTCGAGGCAGAGGGAGTGCATATCCCTCAAAATAGGGTATAA
- a CDS encoding GIY-YIG nuclease family protein, with product MKGIIYIMTTAVSGLIKIGQTGTNNYQERMRFLEANGYYNVSGLKRFFAIELEDYNDKENLLKEIFNKHRVGDSELFALDYDLVRQLLLSFDGKVIYPKDVNKEKEFDEVSRAREQGSRFSFYKKGIKNGEEIVFIADKEITAKVVGEREVEYGEQVWKLAPLTYKIYEQKGELNNSGAYQGAAYWQYNGKRLRDLPDIN from the coding sequence ATGAAAGGAATTATTTACATCATGACAACAGCGGTCTCAGGTCTAATAAAGATAGGCCAAACCGGTACTAATAATTATCAGGAGCGCATGCGCTTCCTTGAGGCCAACGGCTACTACAATGTTTCCGGTTTAAAGAGATTTTTCGCGATTGAACTTGAGGATTACAACGATAAAGAGAATCTTTTAAAGGAAATTTTTAATAAACATCGTGTTGGAGATAGTGAATTATTCGCCCTTGATTATGATTTAGTGCGACAACTTTTACTGTCGTTTGATGGCAAAGTGATTTATCCAAAAGATGTAAACAAAGAAAAAGAATTTGACGAGGTTTCTAGGGCAAGAGAACAAGGATCAAGGTTTAGTTTTTATAAAAAAGGGATTAAGAACGGCGAAGAAATTGTTTTTATAGCTGATAAAGAAATCACTGCAAAAGTAGTTGGCGAGCGCGAAGTGGAATATGGTGAACAAGTTTGGAAACTCGCGCCTTTGACATACAAAATATATGAGCAAAAAGGAGAGCTGAATAATAGTGGCGCGTACCAAGGTGCCGCTTATTGGCAATATAATGGTAAGCGATTAAGAGATTTGCCGGATATTAACTAA